Proteins found in one Zea mays cultivar B73 unplaced genomic scaffold, Zm-B73-REFERENCE-NAM-5.0 scaffold_87, whole genome shotgun sequence genomic segment:
- the LOC118475936 gene encoding ATP synthase subunit a, chloroplastic, translating to MNITPCSIKTLKGLYDISGVEVGQHFYWQIGGFQIHAQVLITSWVVITILLGSVIIAVRNPQTIPTDGQNFFEYVLEFIRDLSKTQIGEEYGPWVPFIGTMFLFIFVSNWSGALLPWKIIELPHGELAAPTNDINTTVALALLTSAAYFYAGLSKKGLSYFEKYIKPTPILLPINILEDFTKPLSLSFRLFGNILADELVVVVLVSLVPLVVPIPVMFLGLFTSGIQALIFATLAAAYIGESMEGHH from the coding sequence ATGAATATTACACCATGTTCCATTAAAACACTCAAGGGGTTATATGATATATCGGGTGTAGAAGTAGGGCAACACTTCTATTGGCAAATAGGAGGTTTCCAAATTCATGCCCAAGTACTCATCACTTCTTGGGTCGTAATTACTATTTTGCTAGGTTCAGTTATCATAGCTGTTCGGAATCCACAAACCATCCCGACCGATGGTCAGAATTTCTTCGAATATGTCCTTGAGTTTATTCGAGACTTGAGCAAAACTCAGATTGGAGAAGAATATGGTCCCTGGGTTCCCTTTATTGGAACTATGTTCCTTTTTATTTTTGTTTCGAATTGGTCAGGTGCTCTTTTACCTTGGAAAATTATAGAGTTACCCCATGGGGAATTAGCAGCGCCCACGAATGATATAAATACTACTGTTGCTTTAGCTTTACTAACATCAGCGGCATATTTTTATGCGGGTCTTAGCAAAAAAGGATTGAGTTATTTCGAAAAATATATTAAACCAACCCCAATCCTTTTACCTATTAACATCCTAGAAGATTTCACAAAACCATTATCACTTAGTTTTCGACTTTTCGGAAATATATTGGCGGATGAATTAGTCGTTGTTGTTCTTGTTTCTTTAGTCCCCTTAGTAGTCCCTATACCGGTCATGTTTCTTGGATTATTTACAAGCGGTATTCAAGCTCTTATTTTTGCAACGTTAGCCGCAGCCTATATAGGTGAATCCATGGAAGGTCATCATTGA
- the LOC118475930 gene encoding photosystem I P700 chlorophyll a apoprotein A2, whose amino-acid sequence MELRFPRFSQGLAQDPTTRRIWFGIATAHDFESHDDITEERLYQNIFASHFGQLAIIFLWTSGNLFHVAWQGNFESWIQDPLHVRPIAHAIWDPHFGQPAVEAFTRGGAAGPVNIAYSGVYQWWYTIGLRTNEDLYTGALFLLFLSTLSLIGGWLHLQPKWKPSLSWFKNAESRLNHHLSGLFGVSSLAWTGHLVHVAIPGSRGEYVRWNNFLDVLPYPQGLGPLLTGQWNLYAQNPDSSNHLFGTTQGAGTAILTLLGGFHPQTQSLWLTDIAHHHLAIAFIFLIAGHMYRTNFGIGHSIKDLLEAHTPPGGRLGRGHKGLYDTINNSIHFQLGLALASLGVITSLVAQHMYSLPAYAFIAQDFTTQAALYTHHQYIAGFIMTGAFAHGAIFFIRDYNPEQNEDNVLARMLDHKEAIISHLSWASLFLGFHTLGLYVHNDVMLAFGTPEKQILIEPIFAQWIQSAHGKTTYGFDILLSSTNGPAFNAGRNIWLPGWLNAVNENSNSLFLTIGPGDFLVHHAIALGLHTTTLILVKGALDARGSKLMPDKKDFGYSFPCDGPGRGGTCDISAWDAFYLAVFWMLNTIGWVTFYWHWKHITLWQGNVSQFNESSTYLMGWLRDYLWLNSSQLINGYNPFGMNSLSVWAWMFLFGHLVWATGFMFLISWRGYWQELIETLAWAHERTPLANLIRWRDKPVALSIVQARLVGLAHFSVGYIFTYAAFLIASTSGKFG is encoded by the coding sequence ATGGAATTAAGATTTCCCAGGTTTAGCCAAGGCTTAGCTCAGGACCCCACTACTCGTCGTATTTGGTTTGGTATTGCTACCGCACATGATTTCGAAAGTCATGATGATATTACTGAGGAACGTCTTTATCAGAACATTTTTGCTTCTCACTTTGGGCAGTTAGCAATAATCTTTCTATGGACGTCCGGAAATCTGTTTCATGTAGCTTGGCAAGGAAATTTTGAATCATGGATACAGGATCCTTTACACGTAAGACCTATTGCTCATGCCATTTGGGATCCTCATTTTGGGCAACCCGCTGTGGAAGCCTTTACTCGAGGAGGTGCTGCCGGTCCAGTGAATATCGCTTATTCTGGGGTTTATCAGTGGTGGTATACAATTGGATTGCGCACCAATGAAGATCTTTATACTGGAGCTCTTTTTCTATTATTTCTTTCTACGCTATCCTTAATAGGGGGTTGGTTACATCTACAACCCAAATGGAAGCCAAGCCTTTCGTGGTTCAAAAACGCCGAATCTCGTCTGAATCATCATTTGTCAGGACTTTTCGGAGTAAGTTCTTTGGCTTGGACAGGACATTTAGTTCATGTTGCTATTCCCGGATCCAGGGGGGAGTACGTTCGATGGAATAATTTCTTAGATGTATTACCCTATCCCCAGGGGTTGGGTCCCCTTCTGACGGGTCAGTGGAATCTTTATGCCCAAAATCCTGATTCGAGTAATCATTTATTTGGTACCACTCAAGGAGCGGGAACTGCCATTCTGACCCTTCTTGGGGGATTCCATCCACAAACACAAAGTTTGTGGCTGACCGATATTGCTCATCATCATTTAGCTATTGCATTTATTTTTCTCATTGCCGGTCATATGTATCGAACTAACTTCGGAATTGGGCACAGTATCAAAGATCTTTTAGAAGCACATACTCCTCCGGGGGGTCGATTAGGACGTGGGCATAAAGGCCTTTATGATACAATCAATAATTCGATTCATTTTCAATTAGGCCTTGCTCTAGCTTCCTTAGGGGTTATTACTTCCTTAGTAGCTCAACATATGTACTCTTTACCTGCTTATGCATTCATAGCACAAGACTTTACTACTCAAGCTGCTTTATATACTCATCACCAATACATTGCAGGGTTCATCATGACAGGGGCTTTTGCTCATGGAGCTATTTTTTTCATTAGGGATTACAATCCGGAACAGAATGAAGATAATGTATTGGCAAGAATGTTAGACCATAAGGAAGCTATCATATCTCATTTAAGTTGGGCTAGCCTCTTCCTAGGATTCCATACCTTGGGCCTTTATGTTCATAACGACGTTATGCTTGCTTTTGGTACTCCAGAAAAGCAAATCTTGATTGAACCTATATTTGCCCAATGGATACAATCTGCTCATGGTAAGACGACATATGGGTTCGATATACTCTTATCTTCAACGAATGGCCCCGCTTTCAATGCAGGTCGAAACATATGGTTGCCCGGATGGTTGAATGCTGTTAATGAGAATAGTAATTCGCTTTTCTTAACAATAGGACCTGGGGATTTCTTGGTTCATCATGCTATTGCTCTAGGTTTGCATACAACTACATTGATTTTAGTAAAGGGTGCTTTAGATGCACGCGGTTCCAAATTAATGCCGGATAAAAAGGATTTCGGGTATAGTTTTCCTTGCGACGGCCCAGGGCGCGGCGGTACTTGTGATATTTCTGCTTGGGACGCGTTTTATTTGGCAGTTTTCTGGATGTTAAATACCATTGGATGGGTTACTTTTTATTGGCATTGGAAACACATTACATTATGGCAGGGCAACGTTTCACAATTTAATGAATCCTCCACTTATTTGATGGGATGGTTAAGAGATTACCTATGGTTAAACTCTTCACAACTTATTAATGGATATAATCCTTTTGGGATGAATAGTTTATCAGTATGGGCTTGGATGTTCTTATTTGGACATCTTGTTTGGGCTACAGGATTTATGTTCTTAATTTCCTGGCGTGGATATTGGCAGGAATTAATTGAGACTTTAGCATGGGCTCATGAACGGACACCTTTGGCTAATTTAATTCGCTGGAGAGATAAGCCCGTGGCTCTTTCCATTGTGCAAGCAAGATTGGTCGGATTAGCCCACTTTTCCGTGGGTTATATATTCACTTATGCAGCTTTCTTGATTGCCTCAACATCAGGCAAGTTTGGTTAA
- the LOC118475927 gene encoding photosystem II CP47 reaction center protein isoform X1 — protein sequence MGLPWYRVHTVVLNDPGRLLSVHIMHTALVSGWAGSMALYELAVFDPSDPVLDPMWRQGMFVIPFMTRLGITNSWGGWSISGGTVTNPGIWSYEGVAGAHIVFSGLCFLAAIWHWVYWDLEIFCDERTGKPSLDLPKIFGIHLFLAGVACFGFGAFHVTGLYGPGIWVSDPYGLTGKVQAVNPAWGAEGFDPFVPGGIASHHIAAGTLGILAGLFHLSVRPPQRLYKGLRMGNIETVLSSSIAAVFFAAFVVAGTMWYGSATTPIELFGPTRYQWDQGYFQQEIYRRVSDGLAENLSLSEAWSKIPEKLAFYDYIGNNPAKGGLFRAGSMDNGDGIAVGWLGHPVFRDKEGRELFVRRMPTFFETFPVVLVDEEGIVRADVPFRRAESKYSVEQVGVTVEFYGGELNGVSYSDPATVKKYARRAQLGEIFELDRATLKSDGVFRSSPRGWFTFGHATFALLFFFGHIWHGARTLFRDVFAGIDPDLDAQVEFGTFQKVGDPTTRRQAA from the coding sequence ATGGGTTTGCCTTGGTATCGTGTTCATACTGTCGTATTGAATGATCCGGGTCGATTGCTTTCGGTGCATATAATGCACACAGCTCTAGTTTCTGGTTGGGCTGGTTCGATGGCTTTATACGAATTAGCGGTTTTTGATCCCTCTGATCCTGTTCTGGATCCAATGTGGAGACAAGGTATGTTCGTCATCCCCTTCATGACTCGTTTAGGAATAACGAATTCGTGGGGTGGTTGGAGTATTTCAGGAGGAACTGTAACGAATCCGGGTATTTGGAGTTATGAAGGTGTGGCAGGTGCGCATATTGTGTTTTCTGGCTTGTGTTTCTTGGCAGCTATCTGGCATTGGGTATATTGGGACCTAGAAATATTCTGTGATGAGCGGACGGGAAAACCTTCTTTGGATTTGCCCAAGATCTTTGGAATTCATTTATTTCTTGCAGGGGTGGCTTGTTTTGGCTTTGGTGCATTTCATGTAACGGGTTTATATGGCCCTGGGATATGGGTGTCCGATCCTTACGGACTCACTGGAAAAGTACAAGCTGTAAATCCTGCGTGGGGTGCAGAAGGTTTTGATCCTTTCGTTCCGGGAGGAATAGCTTCGCATCATATTGCTGCGGGTACTTTGGGCATATTAGCGGGCCTATTCCATCTAAGTGTCCGTCCGCCTCAACGTCTATACAAAGGGTTACGTATGGGCAATATTGAAACTGTACTTTCCAGTAGTATCGCTGCTGTTTTTTTTGCTGCTTTCGTAGTTGCCGGAACTATGTGGTATGGATCAGCAACTACCCCAATCGAATTATTTGGGCCTACTCGTTATCAGTGGGATCAGGGATACTTTCAGCAAGAAATATATCGAAGAGTTAGCGATGGGTTAGCCGAAAATCTTAGTTTATCAGAAGCTTGGTCTAAAATTCCCGAAAAATTAGCCTTTTATGATTATATTGGTAATAATCCGGCAAAGGGGGGATTATTCAGAGCAGGCTCAATGGACAATGGGGATGGCATAGCTGTTGGATGGTTAGGACATCCCGTCTTTAGAGATAAAGAAGGACGCGAGCTTTTTGTACGTCGTATGCCTACTTTTTTTGAAACATTTCCGGTCGTTTTGGTAGATGAAGAGGGAATTGTGAGAGCGGACGTTCCTTTTAGAAGAGCAGAATCCAAATATAGTGTTGAACAAGTAGGCGTAACGGTGGAGTTCTATGGTGGCGAACTTAATGGAGTAAGTTATTCTGATCCTGCTACTGTAAAAAAATATGCGCGGCGTGCTCAATTAGGGGAAATTTTTGAATTAGATCGAGCTACTTTGAAATCAGATGGTGTTTTTCGCAGCAGTCCAAGGGGTTGGTTCACTTTTGGTCATGCTACCTTTGCTTTGCTCTTCTTTTTCGGACACATTTGGCATGGCGCTCGAACCTTGTTCCGAGATGTTTTTGCTGGTATTGATCCAGACTTGGATGCTCAAGTGGAATTTGGAACATTCCAAAAAGTTGGAGATCCAACTACAAGGAGACAGGCAGCCTGA
- the LOC118475927 gene encoding cytochrome f isoform X2: MENRKTFSWLKEQMIRSISVSIMIYVITRTSISNAYPIFAQQGYENPREATGRIVCANCHLANKPVDIEVPQAVLPDTVFEAVLRIPYDMQLKQVLANGKKGGLNVGAVLILPEGFELAPPDRISPELKEKIGNLSFQSYRPNKKNILVIGPVPGKKYSEIVFPILSPDPATKKDVHFLKYPIYVGGNRGRGQIYPDGSKSNNTVYNATSTGIVKKILRKEKGGYEISIVDASDGRQVIDIIPPGPELLVSEGESIKLDQPLTSNPNVGGFGQGDAEIVLQDPLRVQGLLFFFASVILAQVFLVLKKKQFEKVQLYEMNF; the protein is encoded by the coding sequence ATGGAAAATAGAAAAACTTTTTCTTGGTTAAAGGAACAGATGATTCGATCGATTTCTGTATCGATCATGATATACGTAATAACTCGCACATCTATTTCAAACGCATATCCCATTTTTGCGCAGCAGGGTTATGAAAACCCGCGGGAAGCAACTGGACGAATTGTATGTGCCAATTGCCATTTAGCTAATAAGCCTGTGGATATTGAAGTTCCCCAAGCAGTGCTTCCTGATACTGTATTTGAAGCAGTTCTTCGAATTCCTTATGATATGCAGCTGAAACAAGTTCTTGCTAATGGTAAAAAGGGAGGGTTGAATGTGGGTGCTGTTCTTATTTTGCCCGAGGGATTCGAATTAGCGCCGCCCGACCGTATTTCTCCTGAGTTGAAAGAAAAGATAGGAAATCTCTCTTTTCAGAGTTATCGTCCCAATAAAAAAAATATTCTTGTGATAGGCCCTGTTCCCGGTAAGAAATATAGTGAAATTGTCTTTCCCATTCTTTCCCCCGATCCCGCTACAAAAAAAGACGTTCATTTCTTAAAATATCCCATATATGTAGGGGGAAACCGAGGAAGGGGACAGATCTATCCTGACGGTAGCAAGAGTAACAATACGGTCTATAATGCTACGTCAACAGGTATAGTAAAAAAAATACTACGTAAAGAAAAGGGGGGATATGAAATATCCATAGTGGATGCATCGGATGGACGCCAAGTGATTGATATTATACCTCCCGGGCCAGAACTTCTTGTTTCAGAGGGGGAATCAATCAAGCTTGATCAACCATTAACAAGCAATCCTAATGTAGGAGGGTTTGGTCAGGGGGATGCAGAAATAGTGCTTCAGGATCCATTGCGCGTCCAAGGCCTTTTGTTTTTCTTCGCATCTGTTATTTTGGCACAAGTTTTTTTGGTTCTCAAAAAGAAACAGTTTGAAAAGGTTCAATTGTACGAAATGAATTTCTAG
- the LOC118475932 gene encoding ATP synthase subunit alpha, chloroplastic translates to MATLRVDEINKILRERIEQYNRKVGIENIGRVVQVGDGIARIIGLGEIMSGELVEFAEGTRGIALNLESKNVGIVLMGDGLMIQEGSFVKATGRIAQIPVSEAYLGRVINALAKPIDGRGEIVASESRLIESPAPGIISRRSVYEPLQTGLIAIDSMIPIGRGQRELIIGDRQTGKTAVATDTILNQKGQDVICVYVAIGQRASSVAQVVTTFHEEGAMEYTIVVAEMADSPATLQYLAPYTGAALAEYFMYRERHTLIIYDDLSKQAQAYRQMSLLLRRPPGREAYPGDVFYLHSRLLERAAKLNSLLGEGSMTALPIVETQSGDVSAYIPTNVISITDGQIFLSADLFNAGIRPAINVGISVSRVGSAAQIKAMKQVAGKSKLELAQFAELQAFAQFASALDKTSQNQLARGRRLRELLKQSQSNPLPVEEQVATIYTGTRGYLDSLEIEQVKKFLDELRKHLKDTKPQFQEIISSSKTFTEQAETLLKEAIQEQLERFSLQEQT, encoded by the coding sequence ATGGCAACCCTTCGAGTCGACGAAATTAATAAAATTCTCCGCGAACGTATTGAACAATATAATAGGAAAGTAGGGATTGAGAATATCGGTCGCGTAGTGCAAGTGGGGGATGGGATTGCTCGTATTATAGGTCTTGGTGAAATAATGTCAGGTGAATTAGTCGAATTTGCAGAAGGGACGAGAGGTATTGCTCTGAATTTGGAATCTAAAAATGTTGGGATTGTATTAATGGGCGATGGGTTGATGATACAAGAGGGAAGTTTTGTAAAAGCAACAGGAAGAATTGCTCAGATACCCGTGAGCGAGGCTTACTTGGGTCGTGTTATAAATGCTCTCGCTAAACCTATTGATGGGAGAGGCGAAATTGTCGCTTCAGAATCTCGCTTAATTGAATCTCCTGCTCCGGGTATAATTTCTAGGCGTTCCGTATATGAACCCCTTCAAACAGGGCTTATTGCTATCGATTCGATGATCCCCATAGGGCGCGGTCAGCGAGAGTTAATTATTGGGGACAGACAGACTGGCAAAACAGCAGTAGCCACAGATACAATTCTCAATCAAAAAGGTCAAGATGTAATATGTGTTTATGTAGCTATCGGTCAAAGAGCATCCTCCGTGGCTCAAGTAGTAACTACTTTCCACGAAGAGGGGGCCATGGAATACACTATTGTAGTAGCTGAAATGGCGGATTCACCCGCTACATTACAATATCTCGCTCCTTATACGGGAGCAGCCCTGGCTGAGTATTTTATGTACCGCGAACGGCATACCTTAATAATTTATGATGATCTCTCCAAACAGGCACAAGCTTATCGCCAAATGTCCCTTCTATTAAGAAGACCTCCCGGCCGCGAAGCTTATCCAGGGGATGTTTTTTATTTGCATTCACGCCTTTTAGAAAGAGCCGCTAAATTAAATTCTCTTTTAGGCGAAGGGAGTATGACCGCTTTACCAATAGTGGAGACTCAATCTGGAGACGTTTCCGCCTATATTCCTACTAATGTAATTTCAATTACAGATGGACAAATATTCTTATCCGCGGATCTATTCAATGCCGGAATTCGACCTGCTATTAATGTGGGTATTTCAGTTTCCAGAGTAGGATCCGCAGCTCAAATTAAAGCCATGAAACAAGTAGCTGGCAAATCAAAATTGGAACTAGCTCAATTCGCAGAATTacaagcctttgcacaattcgcCTCCGCTCTGGATAAAACAAGTCAGAATCAATTGGCAAGGGGTCGACGATTACGGGAATTGCTTAAACAATCCCAATCAAACCCTCTCCCAGTGGAAGAGCAGGTAGCTACTATTTATACCGGAACGAGAGGATATCTTGATTCGTTAGAAATTGAACAGGTAAAGAAATTTCTGGATGAGTTACGTAAACACCTAAAAGATACTAAACCTCAATTCCAAGAAATTATATCTTCTAGTAAGACATTCACCGAGCAAGCAGAAACCCTTTTGAAGGAAGCTATTCAGGAACAGCTTGAACGGTTTTCCCTTCAGGAACAAACATAA